From the genome of Pseudophryne corroboree isolate aPseCor3 chromosome 9, aPseCor3.hap2, whole genome shotgun sequence:
tccaccatggaccaatgcattaTGAATTTTTTGTTGTTAATTTACAAAagtctaagggggagattcaattgggcGTTAGGTTTagcaaggttaaaaaaaaaaaagtgtggaccTCGTGCCTAGTTTGGATTACTGCATATAAGTGTACTCACGATACCCAATTTTTCAAAATGGTTGTAGTGTTTTCAGCTCAGAAAATCCCGTGGTGACAGgtttgggactccaggtcgacaacaaaaaggtcgacacaccttaggtcgacgccaattggtcgacacaccttaggtcgacatggacaaaggtcgacatggacaaaaggtcgacatgagtttattggggttttttgtgtcgttttcttcgctcgccatgctttgggcatggtaccttcgctccgctaccgcttcactcggtacagattaccgttccaatcgtagtccacaaggatcgttaagtatgaaaaggttccaaaaaagaaaaaaattgtgaaaaactcatgtcgacctttttccatgccgaccttgttcctgtcgaccttttgcccatggcgacctaaggtgtgtcgaccaattggcgtcgacctaaggtgtgtcgacctttttgttgtcggcctggagtccggataccatggtGACAgtagtaataaaaaataaataaaaaggacaTACCGGGTCCAGGTTCCAGGTTCATTTATGGGTCAGAGTGAGGTGGGTATTATATTGTactggcaggtggggcagatgtaacacgtgcagagagatttacatttgggtaggttgtgttcaaactgaaatctaaattgcagtgtcaaaattaagcacagtatttaccctgcccaaatctaaatctctctgcacatgttacatctgccccacctgcagtgcaacaaggttttgcccaattgctaattttttttCGGTTTGCTaataacctgaataaccccctgagttCATTAGGTGGGTCTTCTGAATCCCAGTAATGGGTTCCAGCCCTGTTAGCCTGGGTTGAGTTCACTACAAATAGTGCCAGGTTACCATATCCTTGGGCTCCAGTGCTGTATCCTATCACAAATCCAGTCCAGCAATTTCCCTCTAATACCACTAGCGTCTCCTAGTCATTTGTACATATTTCATGAGCGAGAATTACAAAAATACTCCTTGTTTCTTCTTTGCTACAGTCAAGCCCTAGGGTCCTGAGATGGATCTGCAGAACACCTAAATCGTGACACCGTAAAAAGAATCCAACATTCTAAATCTAGATttgagttacaaaaaaaaaaaaaaaaaatgtaatttgtgCTTCTCAAACAAAATAAAACGTGAAGCAGTACAAAGATAATTTGCATAAATAAAAAAGGCAATAATTCATAAATATATTACCCTTATTTGGGTAATATATATTTACGctaaaaacacaaaataattagAGACATAATGTTCCATATAAAATCTTACAAACATGTCTTTTATAGGACAAATTTGGACAGAATCCATTACTTAATATCTATACCTTAGATTTGTGGTTGGCATAGTTTGGAAAACCAAACTGTGAGATCATTATATTGGAATATACCAAAGGCatctttccatacatttcagtCAGCTTGTTCAGACAGTACGACCTCTGCAGCAGGTGCTCTGCCCGATGCCACATCCCTGTGTACCCACTTCCTGCATCCTTCTCCAAATTCCTCATGTCTACAGGTTTTACCAGAACACCAGATGCCCTTCCTGTATAATTTGCCACCAAGAAgttcattgtgagatcatcacaatTCTGTGTCTTGTCTATCATGTCAAGGATCGGAGCAGGTAGTTCCTGGAAAAGCTGCAGATAATGTTGGTGGAAAAATGCAGCCCCAATGAGAATCATTGAGTACTGGTCACCATGCCCAGTGTCAGGAGCCTGTAATTCAAAGCTGCCATAGCTGAGTATTCCCGAGGGTGATACCACATGCTTCCTGGGTACAAAACCCACAATCTGACTTGGAAATTGCTATGAACaaaaaaaaggagagagagagagagagagagagagaaacattaACCAAATTTGTATCTTACAAATTCTTAAAATAATttaattaagaaaaatatatctTGAAAATAGCTATCCACTATGGTATGTAACATGCAAACAATCTATGTTGATTTCTACTACTACTTTCTAATCAAAGCACTAAGTGATAACAATCTAGCGGCTAGGACCCACTTGGCTGATGTGCAGTAGTTAGGACCAGGGGCTGTGTGGTTAATGAGGACAACTACAAACACCCTGGTGCTGAAACTGGTAGTGCAGCAAACATGTACAACCTCTGAGTGTATGGCATTAAGTGGATTGAGTTGCATGTCTCAAAATAGATAAAATAATGGCTATGGGCAACAGGGGCATAAATTCATACCAGGAGGCAGAACAGAAGGTGGTGCCCCCCTAGTAGCTCTGGCTTGCACATGTACTGATGTCTTAGCAACTTGCAAATGATACATttgggagaataaagattccttattgcagctaattgtggcaatcaggaatctttattttcgggtgcaggctgcaaatgataataaacagCCCCGAGGACTCAGGAGAGGTTTAATCAAAGGTCAGAGAGAGAAAATTgagagagataagtaccagccaatcagcttctgccttacattttacaggctatgtttcaaaaatgacagttaggagctgattggatggtactttggccaggatgtaatgggagCTGATAATGCCAGGCCGGAAAAGTATTGCACCGTatcggacattacaaatgtgcgTCTATATACCGGAATGAGGTGTCATggtatttagactagaaaatgTCTGATATTTACCAACCAACCGAAATGTGTCTttttagtataggaggaccacggtgtcagagaaagtcacccattatcccccaaaagtcccatgattaaagcagTATAAACCCTAAATAATCCCCAGTCCCCCAGGAAGCACAAGCATCTTATGCTGATTTAAACTATATTGTGGCATGGCTATAACTcagtgtgtaattgcgactgtatcTAATTATGATACGGTGTatggctggaatacactgtagcataacattttgtatgcaaatacagttgctattacacacagaatataggcatgctgcatatcattttgaaCAGCAGGAGCTGCTGCTTGTGTGACCTATTCATATAGTTTTGCTTCTGAAATGAAGCATTGAAGATAGGACGTACAAGCAgatcctgctgtttaaaatgatatgcagcattatgtgtattcaGTCGCAATTGCACactgaatatagggcctaattcagacctgatcgcagcagcaaaatctttctttaatgggcaaaaccatggtggtcattccgagttgttcgctcgttgccatttttcgcaacgcagcgattaggtggaaaatgcgcatgcgcatggtatgcagcgcgcattcgCTAAGTtatttaccacaaaacttagtagatttgttggtgttcgtgcggcgcttttcagtcgcactgctgatcggtgaatgattgacaggaaaggggcgtttctgggaggtagctgagcgttttcaggaagtgtgctaaaaaaacgcaggcatgtcagggaaaaatgcaggagtggctggagaaacgggggaatggctggccgaacgcagggcgtgtttgtgacgtcaaaccaggaactaaacggactgaggtgatcgcaatcgaggagtaggtctggagctactcagaaactgcattaatttttttagtagcagttctgctaatctttcgttcgtattctgctaagctaagatacactcccagagggcggcggcctagcgtttgcactgctgctaaaagcagctagcgagcgggcaactcggaatgagggcccatgtgcactgctggtggggcagatataacatgtgcagagagagttagggtgtgtacacacggtgagattcggacttaaccgattctcactgtgcgacggggggccgggtcggcacttagccagtatcgcaagcacataatgagtgtgcttgcgatcctggtactgtgcgattttggctaagtgtcaatcttgactatctcttctatagagatagtcaagattgacttgcctgcacagtctattttttctgccgatgccgaccgcgcggggccgcgcatcggcatcgaatcgggatcgcaaggtgactgtcaccttgcgatctgcactatcttttcttccgattctgactatatagtcagaatcggaagaaaagatctcaccgtgtgtacacacccttagatttgggtgggttattttgtttctgtacagggtaaatactggctttatttctacactgcaatttagatttcagtttgaacataccccactcctgcactgcacatggttttggccattagagaaaaattttgctgctgtggtcaggtctgaattaggagggtcattccgagttgttcgtttgctagcagtttttagcagccgtgcaaacgcattgtcgccgcccactggggagtgtattttagctttgcagaagtgcgaacgtttgtgcAGTAGAGCGCCTACAAAATAGTTTTgttcaaaacaagagtagccctgtagttactctttgtgtgcgttgattctaacaacggagggatggcttttgacgtcacacacccgcccagcggacgcccagccacgtctgcgtttttctaagcactccctgaaaatggtcagttgccacccagaaacgccctctttctgttaatCTCCTTGCAGCCGGCTGTGCGataggaatcgtcgctagaaccagtgcaaaaccacaatggactttgtacccgtttgacgcgcgtgcgcactgcggagcatatgcatgcgaagattagcctttttttttcactgatcgctacgcagcgaacaacggcagctagcaatcaactcggaatgaccccctaggcccataGCCATGCCGCATATGACTTAAATCAGCATAACCTGCTTGTATGACTTAGCACATTCATTTGCGTCTATAAAAGTTTGGAGtattatacacagtatataggtctgTCACATATCATTGGATTCAGCTGGAACTGCTTGTGCAACTTAGTACATTTATATGACTCTAATACACATTTCCCAGGGGGAAATAATGtaaaatgacatgtacagtacatggagaATTTTTACAGAtcaatgttgttttttttaaagtgtcaaaatgtattgaaaagtgtttttttttattgcaaatgtgcttgaaaaCTGTACATTATAATTGGTTTCTAACATTTTCATAATAAACTCGGCCCAAAAAAAACCCACTACTGAATTCTTTGagagttttagagctgttttgtgtccaacttgcaatatcggacttcattacatcggcTGAGTTGTATACATAAcatgggcaaaacatctggatcagACTTTTTATCTGGCTCTCTAGAGCCAAAAGCGTCCGAAAAAAACACTTTACATTCGCTATTACATTAGCCAACTTTGCAAAATGCCTGATGTTTGTGGCAGTAGTCGCAAACAACGGGCATTTTGCCGTTATCGGCTCCCAATAAATCCCagcctttatctctcacaattttatctctccgaGATTTGATACCTACCCCCAATAAAGTTTTCTTATCATAATTAGTGCATTTTCTTTAAACCaacttctgctctcctttctttcctcatataaAACACAGCGGCAGTGCTGTAGCTTATTGTACACATTTGGATCTGCTATCagacacattccagactcttcagctGATGGGGGGATTCTGATCTTGGACAGCAGTCAGTAGTGACTGCCCCAAATCACTA
Proteins encoded in this window:
- the EXTL2 gene encoding exostosin-like 2 isoform X2; protein product: MRFLGKVFRMKMLRASCAFLVLLLFLLGAMAALLPTAHEGPILGVRRGMSLPISSALSSFTLIMQTYNRTDLLLKMLNHYQAMTQLHCVIVVWNNVGQDTPQELWESLGPHPVPVYFKKQGSNLMRNRLQNFPEIETQAVLMMDDDTLVSAYDISFAFSVWQQFPSQIVGFVPRKHVVSPSGILSYGSFELQAPDTGHGDQYSMILIGAAFFHQHYLQLFQELPAPILDMIDKTQNCDDLTMNFLVANYTGRASGVLVKPVDMRNLEKDAGSGYTGMWHRAEHLLQRSYCLNKLTEMYGKMPLVYSNIMISQFGFPNYANHKSKV
- the EXTL2 gene encoding exostosin-like 2 isoform X1; translation: MSRFLGKVFRMKMLRASCAFLVLLLFLLGAMAALLPTAHEGPILGVRRGMSLPISSALSSFTLIMQTYNRTDLLLKMLNHYQAMTQLHCVIVVWNNVGQDTPQELWESLGPHPVPVYFKKQGSNLMRNRLQNFPEIETQAVLMMDDDTLVSAYDISFAFSVWQQFPSQIVGFVPRKHVVSPSGILSYGSFELQAPDTGHGDQYSMILIGAAFFHQHYLQLFQELPAPILDMIDKTQNCDDLTMNFLVANYTGRASGVLVKPVDMRNLEKDAGSGYTGMWHRAEHLLQRSYCLNKLTEMYGKMPLVYSNIMISQFGFPNYANHKSKV